The Caulobacter vibrioides sequence TGGGCAGGGCGGTCATGGCGATCCTCGGAGGCGGCTTGCGGATCGTTCGTAAATCGTGCCGCGAGGTCGATGCGCAACCCCAGTTTTCCTGAAGGCGCGCGACCTGAGCGGTGAAAGGCTTAGCGCGTTGAGCGGCTTATACCCTTATCCACAAGATGTCTGCGGCGCATACTAAGCCTAACGGCTTATCAACTACGCTCGGCTGAGGCCCAGCTGGATGACGTTGGTGCGTTCCGTCCGGAACCCGGCCTCGCAATAGCTGAGATAGAACCGCCACAGACGACGGAAACGCTCATCGAAGCCATCCTTGCGGATCTCGCTCCAGGCCGCCTCGAACTGGCGGGCCCATTCGGCGAGGGTATCGGCATAATTCTGACCGAAGCGCTTGAGATCGCTCCATTCCAGACCCGCTCGCTCAGTCTCTTCCTTCAGGCGCGCCTCACTAGGCAGCATGCCGCCCGGAAAGATGTAGCGCTGGATGAAATCGGTCTGGCCGCGATACTCGTCGAAAAGCTCGTCGCGGATCGTGATGATCTGCAGGCCGGCGCGGCCGCCGGGGACAAGCACGTCGCGCACCTTGCTGAAGTAGGCCGGCCAGTATTCCTCGCCCACGGCCTCGAACATCTCGATCGAGGCGACCGCGTCATAGCGGCCCTCGACATCGCGATAGTCCACCAACCGGATGTCGGCCTTTTCGGAAAGTCCCTGCTCGAACAGCCGCTTGCGGGCGAAATCGTACTGAGCCTGGGAGATGGTGATCCCGGTGACCTTGGCCCCGACCTCCTTGGCGGCGAACTCGGCGAAGCCGCCCCAGCCGCAGCCGATCTCGAGGACGTGCTTGCCCGGCGCTAGGTCGATCGTACGGGCCAGGGCCGCGTACTTGGCGCGCTGGGCCTCGGGCAGGGACTGACCCGGGCGCTCGTACAGCGCCGAGGAATAGGTCATCGTCGGGTCCAGCCACTGCGAATAGAAGCTGTTGCCGAGGTCGTAGTGGGCGTGAATGTTCTTCCGCGAGCCCGAACGGCTGTTGCGATGGAAGAGGTGGTAGAGCCCGTGAAGGGCCCGCATCAGCGGGTTGCCCGACACCAGCGCGCCCAGCTTGTCGAAGTTCAGCGAGAACGCCTCCAGGACGGCCGACAGGTCGGGGGTTTCCCACTCGCCCGCCATGAAGCCCTCGGCGAAGCCGATCGCGCCGGACGTAAAAGCCCGCCGCATGAAGTTGTAATCATTGACCTTAAGCGTTGCATCGGGGCCAGGGTTTGGCCCCGTGACCTTGAAGACCTTGCCGGTCGGAAGGATCCAGGTGATCGAGCCGGCGTCCCAGGCGCCGTCGATGACGCGCAGGGCCGCACGAAACGCCGTGGGCGCGGTTCGCAGATCAGGGTCGTTCCAGAGCGCGGTTTGCAAGTCGGGATCTCGCATGCGGTTACACACTAGTTAAGGCCGTTGGCGACCGGCTCGTAAACCCCGCGCGCGGCTAGAGGCTATGATAGGCCTCTAGCGCTCGCGCCCGCGCCAGGGCGTGGTCGACGATCGGTCGGCTATAGAGACGTTTGGCGCCGGCCGGCAGATGCAGGGGTTTAGTCCACGGCTTGTGGATAACATCGTCCGAGACGTTGCGAAGTTCCGGAACCCAGCGTCGAACATAGTCGCCCTTGGGGTCGAACTTCCCGCCTTGGGCTATGGGATTGAAGATTCGGAAGTATGGCGAGGCGTCCGCGCCGCTGCCGGCCGTCCACTGCCAATTGCCCACGTTGTTGGCGAGATCGGCGTCCAGAAGGGTGTCCCAGAACCAGGCCTCTCCCTCGCGCCAATCGATCATCAGGTGCTTGATCAGGAACGAGGCCACGATCATGCGCACGCGATTATGCATAAAGCCGGTGGTCCAGAGCTCGCGCATCCCGGCGTCGACGATCGGATAGCCGGTCTGGCCGGTCTGCCAGGCGCGCAGCGCCGCGTCGTCCTGGACCCAGGGAAAGGCGTCGAACTCGGGCTTGAAGTTGCGGCTCGGCATGTGCGGCCAATGGAACAGGATCGCGTGGTTGAACTCGCGCCAGCCCAGTTCGGAGAGAAATTTGTCAGCCTCGGCCGCCGGGATATCGCCCTGGTCGGCGGGGCCGCGGGTCGCCAGCCAGACCTGCCGCGGGCCGATCTCGCCGAAGTGCAGGTGCGGCGAGAGCTTGGACGTCGCCTCAACGCCGGGGATGTCGCGCTGGTCGCCGTAGCCCTTGACAGGTCCTTTCAGGAACGCGTCGAGCCGCGCATGGGCGCCGGCCTCGCCAGGAGTCCAGAGGTCGAAGCCCGTCGACCAGTCGGGCTTGCTGGGATGCAGCCCCCAGTCGGCCAGGCTCTCGGTCCGTGGAAGCCTGGAGGGCGCGGTCAACTGGGTGGGGGCGGGAGCGACCTCGACGAGGCCAAGCCGCTCGCGCGCCGCGCGCCAGTAGGGGGTGAAGACCTTGTAGGGCTGGCCCGAACCGTTCTGGACGGTCCAGGGCTCGTTCAGCAGGCCGGCGTTGAAGCTCTGGCAATCAACGCCCTTGTCCTTGAGTTCAGCCTTGATCGCCTTGTCGCGTGCGATGCCGGCTTCATCATACAGCCGGTTCCAGACCACCGCGTCCGCCCCGGTCTCTGCGATGAGATCGGCGAGTACACGCGCCGCCACGCCTTTGCGCAGGACGAGCCGATTGCCAAGTTTCTCAAGGTCTTGGGCGAGGCTCTTCAGCGACTTGTCCAGCCACCACAGCGACGCGCCGCCCATGGGGCGCACGCCGGGCGTCTCGTCGAGGATATAGAGCAAGATGACCGGACGACCGGTCAGCGCGGCATGGCGCAGGGCCGGATTGTCGGCTATGCGCAGGTCCTTGCGAAACCACACGATGACGGCGCCAGAGCCCGCCTTGCTGTCGCCAGAGTCGTTCCGCACTTGCACCGTCTCGTCCCAAGGGTCACCTCTGGGGCGCCCGAAGCCCTAATACGCTGGAATAGCCGCCGTGGATCAGCCGAAAGCCGTCGCCCCCAACGCCGTCGTCGAGATCAAGACTCCGACCGGCGCTCCCGTTCGCATCGGCAACGGCGAGAAGCTGTCGATCATCGCCGGCCCCTGCCAGATGGAAAGCCGCCAGCATGCGCTGGAAACGGCGCACGCGTTGAAGGAGATGGCCGCGCGTCTCGGCGTTGGGCTGATCTACAAGACCTCGTACGATAAGGCCAACCGTACCTCGGCCAACGCCCAGCGGGGCATCGGTCTGAAGGACAGCCTGGCGATCTTCCAGGAGATTCGCGAGGGCACCGGCCTGCCGACCCTGACCGACGTGCACGAGACCAGCCACTGTCCGATCGTGGCCGAGGCCGTCGACGTCATCCAGATCCCGGCCTTCCTCTGCCGCCAGACCGATCTCTTGTTGGCCGCCGCCGCGACGGGCCGCGCGATCAACATCAAGAAGGGGCAGTTCCTGGCGCCGTGGGACATGAAGAACGTGATCGCCAAGGTCACGGGCGCGGGCAACCCGAACGTGATGGCCTGCGAGCGCGGCGCCTCGTTCGGCTACAACACCCTGGTCAGCGACATGCGCGCCCTGCCGATCATGAAAGAGATCGGTTGCCCGGTGGTGTTCGATGCGACCCACAGCGTCCAGCAGCCGGGCGGGCAGGGCACGTCCTCGGGCGGCCAGCGCGAGTTCGTGCCGACCCTGGCGCGCGCCGCCGTCGCCGTCGGCGTGGCCTGCGTCTTCATCGAGACCCACCCCGATCCCGACAACGCGCCGTCCGACGGCCCGAACATGGTGCCAATGAACCAGTTCGAGGCCCTGGTCGCCAACCTGCTGCGCTATGACGCCCTGACCAAGGCGGCCTGAGCATGAGCCGCCGCATCGTTCTGGTCACCGGCGGCGCCGGCTTCATCGGTTCGAACATCGTCGCGCGGCTCTGCGAAGATCCGGCGCTGGATGTCGTGGTCTGCGATCGCCTGCGCGATGCGGCCAGCGGCAAGTGGCGCAACATCGCCAAGCACCCGGTCGCCGATTTCGTTGCGCCCGAGCAGCTGTTCGACTGGCTCGCTAAGCGCGGCGCCGAGGTCGAGCTCGTGATCCACATGGGCGCTGTCTCGTCGACCACGGAGGTCGACGCGGACAAGATCGTGCAGTCCAACTTCGTCCTGTCACGGGACCTGTGGGACTGGTGCGCCCAGCACGGCAAGCGGCTGATATACGCCTCCTCGGCGGCCACCTATGGCGACGGCGCGCTGGGTTTCGACGGCGAGGACGATCTGGTCTCTCTAAAGGCCCTGCGTCCGCTGAACGCCTATGGCTGGTCCAAGGCTCTGTTCGACATCTACGCCGTGCGCGAGGCCCAGCGTGGCCGCGCGCCGGCCCAGTGGGCGGGGCTCAAGTTCTTCAACGTCTATGGCCCCAACGAGGACCATAAGGCCGGCATGAAGTCGGTGGTGGCCCAGATCTGGCCGCGCATCGCGGCTGGCGAGGGCGTGAAGCTCTTCAAGTCGCATCACCCGGACTACGAGGACGGCGGTCAGCTGCGCGACTTCGTCTATGTCCGCGACGTGGTCGACGTCATCGGCTGGCTGGCTGGGAGCCCCGCCGTGAACGGCGTCTTCAACCTCGGCTCGGGCCAGGCGCGCTCGTTCCGGGATCTGGCCGTCGCCACCTTCGAGGCCGCGGGCCGCAAGCCCGACATCACCTATATCGACATGCCTGAGGTGCTGCGCGGCAAATACCAGTACTACACCCAGGCCGATATGAGCCGCCTGCGCGCCGCCGGCTACGACGCGCCGATGACCGCGCTGGAAGACGGCGTGGCCGACTATGTGGCCGGCTATCTGAACACCGACGACCCCTACCGGTGAGCGTGGTCCGCTAACGTCGGGGCACGGTTGCCGTCCATTTCCGCGAGCGTAAGCTGAACGCCGATAAGTCGGGTTCAGCCCGGCAGGCAGGGAGCGAGAAATGGTCGGCATCGCCGCCTGGGGCGCCTATGCGCCGCGATTGCGTTTGAGCCGGAAGGCCGTGACCGAGGCCAACGCCTGGGTCGCACCCAACCTCAAGGCCAAGGGCAAGGGCGAGCGGTCCATGGCCAATTGGGACGAGGACGCCCTGACCATGGCGGTCGAGGCGGCGCGCGACGCGCTTGGGTCCGATGACGATCGCTCGCACATCGACAGCCTCTATTTCGCCTCGACGACCGCGCCGTTCGCTGACCGCCTGAACGCAGGCGTCGTGTCGGCCGCGCTCACCCTGGAAAAGTCGATCACCGCCAGCGACGTGACGGGCTCGCAGCGTTGCGGGCTGACGGCGCTGGGGCAGGCGCTCGCAGCCGGCGGAACCGCGTTGGTCGCGGTGGGCGAGCACCGCAAGGCGCGCGCCGTGTCGGCCCAGGAGCTGGACTTCGGCGACGGCGCGGCCGCCTTCGTGATCTCCGACGGTCCCGGCGCAGCCGAGTTCCTGGGGCGCGGCAGCGTCACCGACGACTTCGTCGACCACTTCCGGGGCGATGACGGCGGCTTCGACTACTACTGGGAAGAGCGGTGGATCCGTGACGAGGGGATCGTCAAGCTGGTTCCGCCGGCGGTCCGCAAGGCGCTGGAGGTTTCGGGGCTAAGCGCCTCGGATATCGATCATTTCTGCTTCCCGTCTACGTTCGCGGGCATGGCCGCCACCGTGGCCAAGTCGGTCGGGATCAAGCCTGAGGCGGTTCGCGACAACCTCGCCGCCGTCATGGGCGAGGCCGGCTGCGCGCATGGCCCGATCATGCTGGCCCATGCGTTGGAGCAGGCCAAGGCCGGCGAGGTCATCCTGGTCGCCCAATTCGGCCAAGGCGCCGAGGCCCTGGTGTTCCGGGCCACCGGCGAGGGAACGCGCCCGGCGCGCGGCGTGACGGGGTCTTTGGCTGATCGAGAAGTCGAGACCAACTATCTGAAATTCCTTACTTTCAACGGCCTTGTTGACTGGGAGAAGGGGATGCGGGCCGAGAAGGACAACAAGACGGCCCTGACCACCCTCTATCGCAACAAGGACATGATCCTGGGCCTGGTGGGCGGCCGTTGTCGCGAGACCGGCGTCATCCAGTTCCCGCGCACCCGCATCTCGGTGGCGCCGAACAATCCCGCCGTCGACACCCAGGAGCCGTACAAGTTCGCCGAGCGACGCGCGAGCATTCTCAGCTACTCTGCGGATTATCTTACGTTTTCGATGGCTCCGCCGAACCACTACGGCATGGTCGTCTTCGACGGCGGCGGGCGGATCATGATGGACATCACCGACGTGTCGCCGGGCGACGTCGAGACCGGCCTTCCGGTGCGGATGGTGTTCCGCATCAAGGAAGTCGACGAGAAGCGCGGCTTCGTCCGCTACTTCTGGAAGGCGACGCCCGACCGCGCCGCCATCGCCGCTCAATCTGCTCAATCCACAAAAATTCAGGCCGCCGAATAGGGAGACCGACATGCCTCAAGGTATTCGCGACAAGGTCGCCATTCTCGGGATGGGCTGTTCCAAGTTCGGCGAGCGCTGGGACGCCGGTCCTGACGACCTGATGGTCGAGGCCTATCTGGAGGCCATGCAGGACGCCGGTATCGAGCCGACCCAGCTGGACGCCGCCTGGTTCTCGACCCACATCGACGAGATCGGTTCGGGCAAGGGCGGTACGCCGCTGTCCATCGCCCTGCGTCTGCCCAACATCGCCGTCACCCGCGTCGAGAACTTCTGCGCCTCGGGTTCGGAAGCCTTCCGTGGCGCGGTCTACGCCGTGGCGGCCGGCGCGGCCGACATCGCCCTGGCGGTCGGGGTCGAGAAGCTGAAGGACACCGGCTATGGCGGTCTGCCGGTCGCCAACCCCGGCACGCTGAGCCCGCAGGTGATGCCCAATGGCTCGGCCCCCGGCAATTTCGCCCAGCTGGCCAGCGCCTACCGCGCCAAGCACGGCGTCTCCAAGGAAGACCTCAAGCGGGCCATCGCCCACGTTTCGGTCAAGAGCCACGCCAACGGCGCCAAGAACCCCAAGGCCCACCTGCGCAAGCCGATCACCGAGGAGCAGGCCCTGAACGCGCCGCTGATCGCCGAGCCCTTGGGCCTGTTCGATTGCTGCGGCGTGTCGGACGGCGCGGCGGCCGCGATCGTCACCACGCCGGAGATCGCCCGCGCGCTGGGCAAGCACGACCTGGTCACGGTCAAGGCTCTGCAGCTGTCGGTCTCGAACGGCTACGAGAGCCAGTACAACGGCTGGGACGGCAGCCACTTCCACACCGCCCGCATCGCCGCCGGCAAGGCCTATCGCGAGGCCGGCATCGAGCGCCCGCGCGAGCAGATCTCGATGATGGAGGTGCACGACTGCTTCTCGGTCACCGAGCTGGTGACGATGGAGGACCTCTTTATCTCGCCCGAGGGCCAGGGCTGGCGCGACGTACTGGACGGCTTCTACGACGCCGACGGCGGCGTGCCGTGCCAGATCGACGGCGGTCTGAAGTGCTTCGGTCACCCGATCGGCGCGTCGGGCCTGCGGATGCTCTACGAGATGTATCTGCAGCTGCAAGGTCGCGCCGGCGAGCGACAGTTGACCAACCCGGTTTTCGGCATGACCCATAACCTGGGTGGCGCGCCGGCCAGCAATGTCTGCTCGGTCGCCATCATCGGCCAGGAAGGGGCTTAAAGCCGCACAAGGCTTGGTGTAACCCAGGCGCATGGGCGGTTCGTTCACGGGCTTCAAACGCTGGATCTTCGCAGGGGTGGCGCTGTTCCTGGCGCTGCTTCTCGCGGCGGCCTTCATCTGGCGCTACGACATCCTCAGCAACGCGCTGGACCCCAAGGTCCCGTTCCTGACCTACAAGCCGCCGCCCGCGCCGGACTACGGCAAGCGGGAGGCCTGGGCGCTATTGCCGGCCCGCGCCGAGGCGCCGGGCGCGGGCGACCCGCCGGTCGACGTGTTCTTCGTTCATCCCACGACCTTCGACGGTGGGCGTGACTGGAATGGCGGCATAGACCAGCCCAAGGCGCAGCGCTTCCTGGCCAGGGTGGTGCTTCCCAACTACGCCGGACCGTTCGAGCGCGTCGGGCGGCTGTTCGCCCCGCGCTATCGGCAGGCTAGCCTCTACACCTACCTGACCCTGCGCGATGACGCCCGCGACGCCCGCCGCTTCGCCTATGGCGACGTGCTTCAGGCCTTCCGGGCCTATGTCGCGCGCTACGGTCAGGACCGCTCCTTTGTGATCGTCGGGGTCGAGCAGGGCGGCTCGATGGTCGCGCGGTTGCTGCGCGAGGAGATCGCCGGCAAGCCCGAGCTCAAGCGCCGCCTAGTGGCGGCCTATCTGATCGAGACCATCGTCCCCGCTGACGAGTACGGCGCGGGCGCGCCCTTGGCCGCGTGTCGGGACCGTGGACGGACCGGCTGCGTCGCCGCCTGGGCCTCGGCCCAGGAAGGCGACTTCCGCGCGGCGCAGGAGCTGATCGGACGCTCCCTGGTCTGGGACGGGGCGGACCAACTGGTGAACCTCGAGCATCGCCAGCCGCTGTGCTTCAACCCTCTGCTGGGCGCTGTTACGACCGAGCGCGCGCCGGCGCGCATGAACCTGGGCGCGGCCAACGCGACGGGCCTCGACTGGGGCGCCCGCCCGGCCTTCCTGCAGCGTCAGGTCTCGGCGCGGTGCGAGAACGGGCTGCTGCGCACCAGCCGGCCCAAGTCCAACGCGCTCCGTGACACGGGGTCCTGGGCGGACCGGCGCAAGGTCGACGCGTTCAACCTGTTCTACGCCGACATCGAGGCCGACGCCCTGGCGCGCGCCGAGGCCAGGATCGGTCGGCCCTTAAGCCCGGTCGCCGGCGTCGAGCAAGGCGGCTAGGCCCCCGTACTGCGGCTGGTCGATCGCGATCTGGGCGATCGCCGTCTCCCGAAGATGCGCCAGGACCCGGGCGTCCAGCGGCGCGAGCCGGCCGGCTTCCAGCGCGTCACAAAGCCGGGCGTTGAGCGTCTCGACGTCGTCAGTTTCGCCCAGCAAACCCACCAGGCGCTCGGTGGCCTCGGCC is a genomic window containing:
- a CDS encoding SAM-dependent methyltransferase, which encodes MCNRMRDPDLQTALWNDPDLRTAPTAFRAALRVIDGAWDAGSITWILPTGKVFKVTGPNPGPDATLKVNDYNFMRRAFTSGAIGFAEGFMAGEWETPDLSAVLEAFSLNFDKLGALVSGNPLMRALHGLYHLFHRNSRSGSRKNIHAHYDLGNSFYSQWLDPTMTYSSALYERPGQSLPEAQRAKYAALARTIDLAPGKHVLEIGCGWGGFAEFAAKEVGAKVTGITISQAQYDFARKRLFEQGLSEKADIRLVDYRDVEGRYDAVASIEMFEAVGEEYWPAYFSKVRDVLVPGGRAGLQIITIRDELFDEYRGQTDFIQRYIFPGGMLPSEARLKEETERAGLEWSDLKRFGQNYADTLAEWARQFEAAWSEIRKDGFDERFRRLWRFYLSYCEAGFRTERTNVIQLGLSRA
- a CDS encoding cryptochrome/photolyase family protein; protein product: MQVRNDSGDSKAGSGAVIVWFRKDLRIADNPALRHAALTGRPVILLYILDETPGVRPMGGASLWWLDKSLKSLAQDLEKLGNRLVLRKGVAARVLADLIAETGADAVVWNRLYDEAGIARDKAIKAELKDKGVDCQSFNAGLLNEPWTVQNGSGQPYKVFTPYWRAARERLGLVEVAPAPTQLTAPSRLPRTESLADWGLHPSKPDWSTGFDLWTPGEAGAHARLDAFLKGPVKGYGDQRDIPGVEATSKLSPHLHFGEIGPRQVWLATRGPADQGDIPAAEADKFLSELGWREFNHAILFHWPHMPSRNFKPEFDAFPWVQDDAALRAWQTGQTGYPIVDAGMRELWTTGFMHNRVRMIVASFLIKHLMIDWREGEAWFWDTLLDADLANNVGNWQWTAGSGADASPYFRIFNPIAQGGKFDPKGDYVRRWVPELRNVSDDVIHKPWTKPLHLPAGAKRLYSRPIVDHALARARALEAYHSL
- the kdsA gene encoding 3-deoxy-8-phosphooctulonate synthase gives rise to the protein MDQPKAVAPNAVVEIKTPTGAPVRIGNGEKLSIIAGPCQMESRQHALETAHALKEMAARLGVGLIYKTSYDKANRTSANAQRGIGLKDSLAIFQEIREGTGLPTLTDVHETSHCPIVAEAVDVIQIPAFLCRQTDLLLAAAATGRAINIKKGQFLAPWDMKNVIAKVTGAGNPNVMACERGASFGYNTLVSDMRALPIMKEIGCPVVFDATHSVQQPGGQGTSSGGQREFVPTLARAAVAVGVACVFIETHPDPDNAPSDGPNMVPMNQFEALVANLLRYDALTKAA
- the rfaD gene encoding ADP-glyceromanno-heptose 6-epimerase, whose translation is MSRRIVLVTGGAGFIGSNIVARLCEDPALDVVVCDRLRDAASGKWRNIAKHPVADFVAPEQLFDWLAKRGAEVELVIHMGAVSSTTEVDADKIVQSNFVLSRDLWDWCAQHGKRLIYASSAATYGDGALGFDGEDDLVSLKALRPLNAYGWSKALFDIYAVREAQRGRAPAQWAGLKFFNVYGPNEDHKAGMKSVVAQIWPRIAAGEGVKLFKSHHPDYEDGGQLRDFVYVRDVVDVIGWLAGSPAVNGVFNLGSGQARSFRDLAVATFEAAGRKPDITYIDMPEVLRGKYQYYTQADMSRLRAAGYDAPMTALEDGVADYVAGYLNTDDPYR
- a CDS encoding hydroxymethylglutaryl-CoA synthase family protein, producing the protein MVGIAAWGAYAPRLRLSRKAVTEANAWVAPNLKAKGKGERSMANWDEDALTMAVEAARDALGSDDDRSHIDSLYFASTTAPFADRLNAGVVSAALTLEKSITASDVTGSQRCGLTALGQALAAGGTALVAVGEHRKARAVSAQELDFGDGAAAFVISDGPGAAEFLGRGSVTDDFVDHFRGDDGGFDYYWEERWIRDEGIVKLVPPAVRKALEVSGLSASDIDHFCFPSTFAGMAATVAKSVGIKPEAVRDNLAAVMGEAGCAHGPIMLAHALEQAKAGEVILVAQFGQGAEALVFRATGEGTRPARGVTGSLADREVETNYLKFLTFNGLVDWEKGMRAEKDNKTALTTLYRNKDMILGLVGGRCRETGVIQFPRTRISVAPNNPAVDTQEPYKFAERRASILSYSADYLTFSMAPPNHYGMVVFDGGGRIMMDITDVSPGDVETGLPVRMVFRIKEVDEKRGFVRYFWKATPDRAAIAAQSAQSTKIQAAE
- a CDS encoding acetyl-CoA acetyltransferase, whose amino-acid sequence is MPQGIRDKVAILGMGCSKFGERWDAGPDDLMVEAYLEAMQDAGIEPTQLDAAWFSTHIDEIGSGKGGTPLSIALRLPNIAVTRVENFCASGSEAFRGAVYAVAAGAADIALAVGVEKLKDTGYGGLPVANPGTLSPQVMPNGSAPGNFAQLASAYRAKHGVSKEDLKRAIAHVSVKSHANGAKNPKAHLRKPITEEQALNAPLIAEPLGLFDCCGVSDGAAAAIVTTPEIARALGKHDLVTVKALQLSVSNGYESQYNGWDGSHFHTARIAAGKAYREAGIERPREQISMMEVHDCFSVTELVTMEDLFISPEGQGWRDVLDGFYDADGGVPCQIDGGLKCFGHPIGASGLRMLYEMYLQLQGRAGERQLTNPVFGMTHNLGGAPASNVCSVAIIGQEGA
- a CDS encoding DUF3089 domain-containing protein, translated to MGGSFTGFKRWIFAGVALFLALLLAAAFIWRYDILSNALDPKVPFLTYKPPPAPDYGKREAWALLPARAEAPGAGDPPVDVFFVHPTTFDGGRDWNGGIDQPKAQRFLARVVLPNYAGPFERVGRLFAPRYRQASLYTYLTLRDDARDARRFAYGDVLQAFRAYVARYGQDRSFVIVGVEQGGSMVARLLREEIAGKPELKRRLVAAYLIETIVPADEYGAGAPLAACRDRGRTGCVAAWASAQEGDFRAAQELIGRSLVWDGADQLVNLEHRQPLCFNPLLGAVTTERAPARMNLGAANATGLDWGARPAFLQRQVSARCENGLLRTSRPKSNALRDTGSWADRRKVDAFNLFYADIEADALARAEARIGRPLSPVAGVEQGG
- a CDS encoding DUF6285 domain-containing protein, with product MITHPTAAELGQAVAAFDAEAASPGDARHVFLSRVADNARAILAREAAHGARLEAEATERLVGLLGETDDVETLNARLCDALEAGRLAPLDARVLAHLRETAIAQIAIDQPQYGGLAALLDAGDRA